In Salvelinus sp. IW2-2015 linkage group LG23, ASM291031v2, whole genome shotgun sequence, a genomic segment contains:
- the LOC111950873 gene encoding P2Y purinoceptor 14-like has product MCRPCDSACVSAFGTRLNTTVSGTMMELGVNTSGVDVNGNCEIHDGILSPALPILYSIICFFGLVSNTMTIFVFFLRKHSDSSMAVYMRHLAIADFLLVLCLPMRVYYHNSQGPFYICKVLGIFFYVNMYASILFLSLISLDRYLKIIKPVWVLRIHRVRWSHRASFSVWASLVLGMSLFFLGNDRQQPCDMICFHFHHKGLLGGLANLTMVAFFCATFILVLCFYASITTKVRTMSLGNRDPKAQRRKSRVVRKTFVVPVIFTLCFLPYHLVRVPYVLAQMDLIQALDSKQILHILNELTLLLSSLNSCLDPIIYYFLSCTYRRTILCALQGQFKTMYAVTSRHIIINQSITEI; this is encoded by the coding sequence ATGTGTCGTCCWTGTGATTCAGCTTGTGTCTCGGCCTTTGGGACTAGATTGAATACCACCGTTAGTGGGACGATGATGGAACTAGGAGTAAACACCAGTGGGGTTGATGTAAACGGCAACTGTGAGATCCATGACGGCATCCTGTCTCCTGCCTTACCCATTCTCTACTCAATAATCTGCTTCTTCGGCCTGGTCAGCAACACCATGACCATATTTGTGTTCTTCCTGAGGAAGCACTCCGACTCGTCCATGGCTGTGTACATGAGACACCTGGCCATAGCTGACTTCCTGTTGGTGCTGTGTCTGCCTATGCGGGTCTATTACCACAACAGCCAGGGCCCCTTCTACATCTGCAAGGTTCTGGGCATCTTCTTCTACGTCAACATGTATGCCAGCATCCTGTTCCTCAGCCTGATCAGTCTGGATCGCTACCTGAAGATCATCAAGCCTGTGTGGGTCCTGAGAATCCACAGGGTGCGGTGGAGCCACCGGGCGTCCTTCTCGGTGTGGGCAAGCCTGGTCCTGGGCATGTCTCTGTTCTTCCTCGGGAATGACAGGCAGCAACCCTGTGACATGATATGCTTCCACTTCCACCATAAAGGTCTCCTGGGGGGCCTGGCCAACCTCACCATGGTGGCCTTCTTCTGTGCCACCTTCATCCTCGTCCTCTGCTTCTACGCCAGCATAACCACCAAGGTGAGGACCATGTCCTTAGGGAACCGGGACCCCAAGGCCCAGCGGAGGAAGAGCAGGGTGGTCCGGAAGACTTTTGTGGTGCCGGTGATCTTCACACTGTGCTTCCTGCCATACCACCTGGTGCGAGTGCCCTACGTGCTGGCCCAAATGGATCTGATTCAGGCCCTGGACAGTAAGCAGATTCTTCACATCCTCAATGAACTCACTCTGCTCCTGTCTTCCCTCAACAGCTGTCTGGACCCCATAATCTACTACTTCCTGTCCTGYACCTATAGGAGGACCATCCTCTGTGCCCTGCAGGGGCAGTTCAAGACCATGTATGCTGTTACCAGTAGACACATCATTATTAATCAATCTATTACAGAGATATAG